A part of Gracilimonas sediminicola genomic DNA contains:
- a CDS encoding TolC family protein: protein MKRLSLFILIIGTACLLQKPLMAQDTLSIEKVIRTGLENNFAIRIAENEARISANNNSPGNAGFLPVISADGTFNESVEDNKAEYSTNAIPDRNDQNARTTIFSYGLNANWTIFDGLTMFATSDRLSLEEEIDETEARLQLEQVLADIISTYYQIVGQQNAYHVLENTVEVSRERIRIAETRLDLGSGSEYDLIQSRADLNADRAALIRSGTGLKQAKILLTQVLADTSLSGYDVSSNIVLGEKLRLEPLIEEALQQNSELQIARLNQNAAEAEIREISGEFFPQISLNGGYGYQRTETSSGFADFTETSGFTYGVTARINLFDGMNKNRRRQNAKIAEKNQELRLQDVRFQVTSQVRQIYAQYSDALSLIELEKENLQYAQQSQEIALERFRLGTINSVELREAQQSLLDAENRLIAAQIEAKSAETQLLRLSGRLLSAGEK from the coding sequence ATGAAAAGACTGTCCCTGTTTATACTGATTATTGGTACCGCTTGCCTCCTCCAAAAGCCGTTGATGGCCCAGGATACATTAAGCATTGAAAAGGTAATCCGTACCGGACTCGAGAATAATTTTGCCATCCGGATAGCTGAAAACGAAGCGCGGATTTCGGCCAACAATAATTCACCGGGTAATGCCGGTTTTCTGCCGGTGATCTCAGCCGATGGTACGTTCAATGAAAGCGTTGAAGATAATAAGGCCGAATATTCAACCAATGCCATTCCAGACCGAAACGACCAGAATGCCCGGACTACCATATTCAGTTATGGGTTGAATGCAAACTGGACCATTTTTGACGGTTTAACCATGTTTGCCACTTCCGACCGGCTCTCACTGGAAGAGGAAATTGATGAAACAGAAGCCCGGCTTCAGCTTGAGCAGGTGCTGGCCGATATCATCAGCACTTACTACCAGATTGTAGGCCAGCAGAATGCCTATCATGTGCTGGAGAATACCGTTGAGGTATCCAGAGAACGAATTCGTATAGCCGAGACACGGCTTGATTTGGGGTCAGGTTCAGAATATGACCTCATACAATCCCGGGCTGATCTCAATGCTGACCGTGCCGCTCTCATCAGATCCGGAACCGGCCTGAAGCAAGCCAAGATTTTACTCACGCAGGTTTTAGCTGACACGTCTTTATCCGGTTATGATGTAAGTAGCAATATCGTTTTGGGGGAGAAGTTGAGGCTTGAGCCACTCATTGAGGAGGCGCTGCAACAGAATAGTGAATTACAAATTGCACGTTTGAATCAAAATGCTGCCGAAGCTGAAATCCGTGAGATTTCCGGCGAGTTTTTCCCGCAGATTAGTTTAAACGGAGGCTATGGTTACCAGCGGACGGAAACCAGTAGCGGCTTTGCGGATTTTACTGAAACCAGTGGATTTACCTATGGCGTAACGGCTCGGATCAATCTTTTTGACGGAATGAATAAAAACCGGCGCAGACAAAACGCTAAGATTGCTGAGAAAAACCAGGAGCTTCGTCTGCAGGATGTACGCTTTCAGGTTACATCCCAGGTTCGTCAGATTTATGCTCAGTACAGCGATGCCCTTTCCCTGATTGAGCTGGAGAAAGAAAACCTGCAATATGCTCAACAAAGCCAGGAGATAGCCCTGGAGCGTTTCCGGTTGGGAACCATCAACTCGGTTGAATTACGGGAAGCTCAGCAGAGTTTACTCGATGCTGAAAACCGGTTAATTGCCGCCCAAATTGAAGCGAAGTCTGCGGAAACTCAGCTACTTAGATTAAGCGGCCGGTTACTTTCCGCGGGGGAAAAATAG
- a CDS encoding efflux RND transporter permease subunit, with amino-acid sequence MSLSSLSIRRPVLATVFSIVIVLFGIISFNYLPVREYPAVDPPIVTVSTSYIGANAEAIESQITEPLEEEINGIAGIKNLTSVSREGRSTVTVEFNLDVDLETAANDVRARVSRAVGSLPPDADPPVVSKADADARPILFFNIKSDSRNLLQLTDVAINYFKERVQTIDGVSSVQIWGDKTYSMRLWLDPMKLAAYDLTPLDVRNALSSENVELPSGRIEGDLTELTVRTMGRMTTVEEFNDLIISQRNGSNIKLRDLGYAELGPQNERTILKRDGVPMVGVVLIPQPGANQIEIADEFYKRADAIEEDLPADIETAIGFDTTEYVRASIDEVQQTIFIAFLLVIAIIFLFLRDWRTTIIPVVVIPIALIGAFFVMYMAGFSINVLTLLAIVLAIGLVVDDAIVVLENIYAKIEQGLEPTIAGILGSKEIFFAVIATSAALVSVFMPILFLGGITGRLFREFGVVIAGAVIISSFVALTLTPMLSTKLLKKRERHNKFYEMTEPFFIAMNKAYKNSLQTFMNNRWVSFLVIAASGGLIYLFMMTLPQEIAPLEDRSRVRMFAQAPEGASYEYMDNYMDRLITLVQDSVPEAKSVISVTSPGFGASSSVNSGFAFAILKEPENRERSQDDVANDLSQLVTNLSGAQTFVSQEQTIGSSRGGLPVQYVLQNQNFEKLKEVIPEFLEEVRNNPMFTYQDVDLKFNKPELQVSIDRERAQDLGVSVRDIAETLQLSLSGQRFDFFIMNGKQYQVIGQVSRANRNEPVDLKSLYVRNNSGRLIQLDNLVTVAEQSSPPQLYRFNRYASATISASLAPGNTIADGIETMDEIAEGVLDDTFVTSLAGPSRDFVDSSSSLGFIFLLALALVYLVLSAQFESFRDPFTIMLTVPLALAGALLSMWYFNETLNIFSQIGMIMLIGLVTKNGILIVEFANQRQRQGLSIMDAILDASAARFRPILMTSISTVLGILPIALALGAGAESRTSMGIAVIGGLIIGSLLTLYVIPAMYSYLSPVKSDDDIIDEETIKKAEKELDTAPV; translated from the coding sequence ATGAGTTTATCATCACTGAGTATTCGTCGCCCGGTATTAGCTACCGTTTTTTCCATCGTAATTGTTTTGTTTGGGATTATATCCTTCAACTACCTGCCCGTAAGGGAGTACCCGGCTGTTGACCCGCCCATTGTTACGGTGAGTACCTCGTACATTGGGGCGAATGCAGAGGCTATTGAATCGCAGATCACCGAACCGCTGGAAGAAGAAATTAACGGGATTGCCGGTATCAAAAACCTGACATCTGTAAGCAGGGAAGGAAGAAGTACGGTAACCGTAGAATTTAACCTGGATGTGGATCTCGAAACGGCAGCCAATGATGTACGGGCAAGAGTATCAAGAGCTGTGGGAAGTTTACCGCCCGATGCCGATCCCCCCGTGGTTTCAAAAGCGGATGCCGACGCCCGTCCAATTCTCTTTTTCAACATAAAGAGTGATTCACGAAACCTGCTTCAGCTTACCGATGTGGCCATTAACTATTTTAAAGAGCGCGTTCAAACCATTGATGGTGTAAGTAGCGTGCAAATTTGGGGAGATAAAACCTACTCGATGCGCCTCTGGCTGGACCCAATGAAACTGGCAGCCTACGACTTAACCCCCCTTGATGTACGAAATGCACTGTCCAGCGAGAATGTGGAACTACCCTCAGGCCGTATTGAGGGTGACCTGACTGAACTAACGGTTCGGACGATGGGTAGAATGACTACCGTAGAAGAATTCAACGACCTGATCATTAGTCAGCGTAACGGAAGCAACATCAAGCTTCGTGATTTGGGGTATGCCGAATTAGGCCCTCAAAACGAACGAACCATCCTGAAACGGGATGGTGTACCGATGGTAGGAGTGGTGTTGATCCCACAGCCCGGAGCCAATCAAATTGAGATAGCTGACGAGTTTTACAAGCGGGCAGATGCCATCGAAGAAGATCTGCCCGCCGACATCGAAACAGCCATCGGCTTTGATACCACAGAATATGTTCGGGCATCCATTGATGAAGTGCAGCAGACTATATTTATCGCTTTTCTACTGGTAATCGCCATTATCTTCCTGTTTCTGAGAGATTGGCGAACCACTATTATCCCGGTCGTTGTAATCCCCATTGCATTAATTGGAGCCTTCTTTGTGATGTATATGGCTGGCTTTTCCATTAACGTTTTAACATTGCTCGCTATCGTGTTAGCTATTGGTTTGGTGGTAGATGATGCTATTGTGGTTCTGGAAAATATCTACGCCAAAATTGAGCAAGGACTGGAACCTACCATCGCCGGAATATTAGGTTCCAAAGAGATTTTCTTTGCGGTTATTGCAACATCGGCTGCATTGGTTTCGGTGTTTATGCCTATTCTGTTTTTAGGTGGTATCACCGGACGGTTATTCAGAGAATTCGGGGTTGTGATAGCCGGAGCTGTGATTATTTCCTCATTTGTGGCTCTTACGCTTACGCCCATGCTTTCCACAAAACTGCTTAAGAAGAGAGAGCGGCATAACAAGTTTTATGAAATGACCGAGCCGTTTTTCATTGCGATGAATAAGGCGTACAAGAATTCGCTACAGACCTTCATGAATAACCGCTGGGTTTCATTCCTGGTGATTGCAGCTTCCGGCGGCTTGATTTATCTCTTTATGATGACCCTTCCGCAGGAAATCGCTCCACTTGAAGATCGAAGCAGAGTGCGGATGTTTGCCCAAGCCCCGGAGGGAGCTTCCTACGAGTATATGGATAATTATATGGACCGGCTTATTACTTTGGTTCAGGACAGTGTTCCTGAGGCTAAATCTGTGATCTCGGTAACCTCTCCGGGTTTTGGGGCTTCCAGTTCGGTGAATTCCGGTTTTGCCTTTGCCATCCTTAAAGAGCCCGAAAACAGAGAGCGTTCACAGGACGATGTTGCCAATGATTTATCTCAGCTGGTAACGAATCTCAGCGGAGCCCAAACTTTTGTATCTCAGGAACAAACGATTGGCAGCAGCAGGGGAGGTTTACCTGTTCAGTATGTGCTGCAAAACCAGAATTTCGAAAAGCTTAAAGAAGTGATACCCGAATTTCTGGAAGAAGTGAGGAACAACCCGATGTTTACCTATCAGGATGTGGACCTGAAATTCAACAAGCCGGAACTTCAGGTTTCTATTGACCGTGAACGTGCTCAGGATTTAGGCGTTTCCGTACGGGATATTGCCGAGACTTTGCAGCTTTCTTTGAGTGGTCAGCGATTCGACTTTTTTATCATGAATGGAAAGCAGTACCAGGTCATCGGTCAGGTAAGCCGGGCAAACCGTAATGAACCGGTGGATTTAAAGAGTCTGTATGTTCGAAATAACTCGGGCCGCCTCATTCAGCTGGATAACCTGGTAACGGTTGCTGAGCAAAGCAGTCCGCCTCAGCTATATCGCTTTAACCGGTACGCCTCTGCTACTATATCAGCGAGTTTGGCACCCGGAAACACCATCGCCGACGGTATTGAAACCATGGATGAAATAGCAGAAGGGGTTTTGGATGACACGTTCGTAACCAGCCTTGCCGGCCCTTCCCGTGATTTTGTTGACAGTTCCTCCAGCCTTGGCTTCATTTTTCTGCTCGCGCTGGCGTTGGTTTACCTGGTACTTTCGGCACAGTTTGAAAGCTTCCGTGACCCGTTTACCATTATGTTAACCGTACCGCTGGCGTTGGCCGGGGCACTGTTGAGTATGTGGTATTTTAATGAGACGCTGAACATCTTTAGTCAGATCGGGATGATTATGCTGATTGGGCTGGTGACCAAGAATGGAATCCTGATCGTGGAGTTTGCAAACCAGCGACAACGACAAGGACTTTCCATTATGGACGCTATTCTGGATGCTTCTGCCGCCCGTTTCCGCCCGATTTTGATGACCAGTATCTCTACAGTACTGGGAATTTTACCTATTGCTCTGGCCCTTGGTGCCGGCGCCGAAAGCCGAACCTCAATGGGTATTGCTGTAATTGGGGGATTGATTATCGGTAGTTTACTTACCCTGTATGTGATTCCCGCCATGTACTCCTACCTCTCGCCGGTGAAATCCGATGATGATATAATTGACGAAGAGACGATCAAGAAAGCTGAAAAAGAATTAGATACTGCTCCTGTTTAA
- a CDS encoding efflux RND transporter periplasmic adaptor subunit — protein sequence MKRILIVTGVLIALGLLAIPKLEGLTGSANNTAANNSDNNTLSVDVYVTKPDTIENNIFTTGTLLANEEVELASESSGLIEEIYLEEGEYVEKGELLIKINDSELQAQLNRAEFRLNLAEDREKRQTQLLDKGGISQEEYDATLNEVNVMRSEVALIEAQIAKTEIRAPFSGQIGLKYVSDGSYITPSTRIATLQDIDPIKIDFSIPERYAAMVEVGNKVAFTVSGLDKTLTANVYAKEPRIDTETRSLQVRAKSPNQDGALLPGAFADLELTLSTINNALMVPSISIVPELQGQKVFVVKNGVVQPQTVSTGLRNEAKVQITEGIAEGDSVLTSGLLQVRPGMPVNIGNVETE from the coding sequence ATGAAACGCATACTTATAGTTACAGGCGTATTGATCGCTCTGGGCCTGTTGGCCATTCCCAAATTAGAGGGATTAACAGGGTCAGCAAATAATACGGCAGCCAACAATTCAGACAATAATACCCTTTCAGTGGATGTATATGTTACCAAGCCCGATACCATTGAAAACAATATTTTTACCACCGGTACTTTGCTTGCCAATGAAGAGGTGGAACTGGCCAGTGAAAGCTCCGGTCTGATTGAAGAGATTTACTTGGAAGAAGGTGAGTATGTAGAAAAAGGAGAGTTGCTCATCAAAATCAACGACAGTGAATTGCAGGCGCAACTGAACCGGGCTGAATTCAGGTTAAACCTTGCCGAAGACCGTGAAAAACGCCAGACCCAGTTGCTTGACAAGGGTGGGATTAGCCAGGAAGAGTATGATGCTACGCTGAACGAAGTAAACGTAATGCGTTCAGAAGTTGCCCTGATTGAAGCACAAATTGCCAAGACTGAAATTCGCGCTCCGTTTTCCGGGCAAATTGGCCTTAAGTATGTAAGTGACGGAAGCTACATCACCCCAAGTACAAGAATTGCCACTTTGCAGGATATTGATCCCATTAAAATTGATTTCTCCATTCCCGAGCGATATGCGGCAATGGTAGAAGTTGGAAATAAAGTAGCATTCACGGTTTCCGGTTTGGATAAAACACTTACGGCGAATGTATATGCCAAAGAACCAAGAATTGATACCGAAACTCGTTCCTTGCAAGTTCGGGCTAAAAGTCCGAATCAAGATGGTGCATTATTACCCGGCGCTTTTGCAGACCTGGAACTTACGCTTTCGACTATTAACAATGCCCTGATGGTTCCATCCATCTCCATCGTCCCTGAACTTCAGGGACAAAAAGTATTTGTGGTGAAAAACGGGGTGGTTCAGCCTCAAACGGTCTCAACCGGACTTAGGAATGAAGCTAAAGTTCAAATTACCGAGGGTATTGCAGAAGGGGATTCGGTGCTTACAAGCGGATTATTACAGGTTCGTCCCGGGATGCCGGTTAATATTGGTAATGTAGAAACGGAGTAG
- the trxA gene encoding thioredoxin translates to MSKPIELTDSNFDDEVLNSDKPVLVDFWAEWCGPCRMIGPIVEELAGEYEGKAKIGKVDVDSNPEVSVKYGIRSIPSLLIFKNGEVVDQIVGAVPKSQLSKQLEAQVA, encoded by the coding sequence ATGTCAAAACCAATCGAGTTAACCGACTCCAATTTTGATGATGAAGTACTGAATTCAGACAAACCTGTATTAGTTGATTTTTGGGCTGAATGGTGTGGACCTTGCCGAATGATAGGTCCGATTGTTGAAGAATTGGCCGGTGAATACGAAGGAAAAGCAAAAATTGGAAAAGTAGATGTGGATAGCAATCCGGAAGTATCCGTTAAATATGGTATCCGTAGCATCCCTTCCCTGTTGATTTTCAAGAATGGTGAAGTAGTAGACCAAATAGTTGGAGCTGTTCCAAAATCACAGCTCAGCAAACAGCTTGAAGCTCAGGTAGCTTAA